CGAGGGCGACGTACGGCTCGTAGTCATGGATGGCGCCCGGCAACGCTTCTCCGACGGCCAGCACCGCGCCGAGATTGAAATCCCAATTGGCGCGAAGGCCCAGATCGCTCATGGCCACCCGCAGGGGAATGAGGAAGTCTCCGGCGAAGGGCACTACCTGACGGGTCAGGAGCCGGTCGCCAAGGTAGAGGGCCAGGGTCGAGAGGTCCAAACGGCCGTCTTCACCCATTTCCCCAGCCACGGGGAAGCCGAAGACGGAGGATAGGTCGGCGACCTTGACCCGCCAGCGGCCATCCGCGTCCGGGGCCCCGGGGGCCCGGCCCCCGTCCAAAGTCATTTTTCCGGCCTTGTCGAGGCCGACCTCGTGGTCGAAGGCCTCGGCCAGCGGCCCCAGGAGGACCCAGTCGCCGCCATCGTCGCGGCGATAGCCCCCGGGCAGCGTTCGGCCGTTCAGGGAGGCCGGCCGCCCCAGGGGTATCTCGACGGTCGTCTCGGTCGAGGCTTCGAGGGCCTCGGCCAGTTCCTCGGGGGAGACCGCGCCGGCGCGTCCGAACCGGGCCAGCTTCTCGAGGACCGATGGGAGGGTCTCCGGACCATAGTGGTAGAGGTCGGACCAGATGATCAGGGTATCCTCGCCGGTGGCCTGGTCATGGACGAACTCGATTTGATCGTAGACTATCTCGACCGGCGTGCCCAGGCGGACCCGCTCGAAGAGTTCCTCGGCCTCGGAGTTGACCAGCCGGACGCACCCGCCCGAACACGGCGAGCCGATGGTCCACGGCACGTTGGTCCCGTGGACCCCGTAACCGGTCCGCCCGAGGCCGATCCAGCGGGTGCCGAGCGGATTGGCCGGGCCGGGCGGCACGGGCTTGCGGCCGGTCGGGTACCAGGTCGGGTCAAGCACCTTGACGGCCACCTTGAACTGGCCCACCGGGGTCTCCTCGAAGTTCCGGCCGATCCCCACCTTGTACCGCTTGACCAGCTTGCCGTCTTCATAGTAGAAAAGGCTGGTCGAAGGGAGGTTCAACCGAATGTACTGGCCTTTCGGTGGAGGGGTTTCGCGGGACGGAGCCACTTGCGGGGGCGAGGCCGTGGGCTCCCCGGCTGCGAGGCCCGGGGCGGCCTTGACAATGGCGCCTTGGAGCGGAGAGAAAGGGGCCGTCAGACAGACGATGAAAACAAAAAAGACCAGTGCGCAGAGGAAGCGCCTGCTGCCCTCAGCCCACCCCACGTCGCCAGCTCCCTTCCGGCCACAGCCGGGGACAGTATATGCTGGTGGGGGTGGGGTATGCCCGGGTCACCAAGGCTTGCCCTGCTAGATAGGGGTCTGGCGGGACACTTGGCGAGGAAGTCGGCGCTGCCTCCGCC
This DNA window, taken from Bacillota bacterium, encodes the following:
- a CDS encoding L,D-transpeptidase, producing MNLPSTSLFYYEDGKLVKRYKVGIGRNFEETPVGQFKVAVKVLDPTWYPTGRKPVPPGPANPLGTRWIGLGRTGYGVHGTNVPWTIGSPCSGGCVRLVNSEAEELFERVRLGTPVEIVYDQIEFVHDQATGEDTLIIWSDLYHYGPETLPSVLEKLARFGRAGAVSPEELAEALEASTETTVEIPLGRPASLNGRTLPGGYRRDDGGDWVLLGPLAEAFDHEVGLDKAGKMTLDGGRAPGAPDADGRWRVKVADLSSVFGFPVAGEMGEDGRLDLSTLALYLGDRLLTRQVVPFAGDFLIPLRVAMSDLGLRANWDFNLGAVLAVGEALPGAIHDYEPYVALGPAAEKAGWLVAADLARLRLTLVPAH